One Rhodoferax ferrireducens T118 DNA segment encodes these proteins:
- the gspD gene encoding type II secretion system secretin GspD — protein sequence MKLRAPIKPKNAIYSIAVCAILTGVTALFPINLLAQASAVSKPGEAVTLNFSNADIEAVARTMATITGTNVVVDPRVKGTLTLVTDKPVSRRAAMNQFQAALRLQGFTMVESAGLYKVVPEADAKLQSGAVTVSDEAIGGALGNQITTQIFKLNFESANNLVAVLRPLISPNNTINVNPGTNSLVITDYADNLRRMARIIAAVDVSNATDVEILPLKHAIATDLAPLVLRLVESSAAGTAPGQADTSFKTILVAEPRSNALILRAANPARVALVKSLVDKLDQPAAPGLNGEAGNIHVVYLKNADATKLAATLRAAMTGQAPAAAAPGVAAAATVAVVAATQSTTGGQIQADVATNSLIITAPEPQYRQLRAVIDRLDGRRAQVLVESLIVEVNADRAAEFGIQWQGPLGKAGDGVIGLLGTNFGAAGKNIINLATGAGAVAPGAGLNFGAVQRTNGVYVLGFLANFLETSGSGNVLSTPNLLTLDNEEAKIVIGENVPFVTGSYTSNNTSGASVNPFTTVERKDVGLTLKVKPQINEDGTVKMVIYQETSAVKAGTEKDANGPTTSKRTIESTVLVDDGSIVVLGGLLQDKYSGNQDKVPGLGDVPLFGNLFKSEARTRNKTNLMVFLRPVVVRDAHASDQLSMDRYDLMRSGMNAAQPVASQLVPINEAPQLPALPGSQPAVQRLQPPEPLGATPAKPQL from the coding sequence ATGAAACTTCGCGCCCCCATTAAACCTAAAAATGCTATCTATTCAATAGCTGTTTGCGCAATATTGACGGGGGTTACAGCCCTATTTCCTATAAACCTACTGGCACAGGCCAGCGCCGTGTCGAAGCCGGGCGAAGCCGTTACCCTGAACTTCAGCAACGCCGATATCGAGGCCGTTGCGCGCACCATGGCGACCATCACGGGCACCAATGTGGTGGTGGATCCGCGCGTCAAGGGCACCTTGACACTGGTCACTGACAAGCCGGTCAGCCGCCGCGCCGCCATGAACCAGTTCCAGGCGGCACTGCGCTTGCAGGGCTTCACCATGGTGGAGTCGGCCGGCCTGTACAAGGTCGTGCCCGAGGCCGATGCCAAGCTGCAAAGTGGCGCAGTGACGGTCAGCGACGAGGCGATCGGTGGTGCGCTGGGCAACCAGATCACGACGCAGATCTTCAAGCTCAACTTCGAGTCGGCCAACAACCTGGTGGCGGTGTTGCGCCCGCTGATCAGCCCGAACAACACCATCAACGTCAACCCTGGCACCAATTCGCTCGTCATCACCGACTACGCCGACAACCTGCGCCGCATGGCGCGCATCATTGCCGCTGTCGACGTGTCCAATGCCACCGACGTCGAGATTTTGCCGCTCAAGCACGCCATTGCGACTGACCTGGCACCGCTGGTGCTGCGGCTGGTGGAGTCCTCGGCGGCCGGCACGGCGCCGGGCCAGGCGGATACCTCTTTCAAGACCATTCTGGTGGCCGAGCCGCGCTCCAACGCGCTGATCTTGCGCGCCGCCAACCCGGCCCGCGTGGCGCTGGTGAAGTCGCTGGTGGACAAGCTTGACCAGCCGGCAGCGCCTGGTCTCAATGGCGAGGCGGGCAATATTCATGTGGTCTACCTCAAGAATGCCGACGCCACCAAACTGGCCGCCACCTTGCGCGCGGCCATGACGGGGCAGGCCCCGGCGGCGGCGGCGCCCGGCGTGGCGGCTGCGGCGACGGTGGCGGTTGTGGCGGCCACCCAGTCCACCACCGGCGGACAAATCCAGGCCGATGTGGCGACCAATTCGCTCATCATCACGGCGCCCGAGCCGCAGTACCGGCAGTTGCGTGCGGTCATTGACCGGCTCGATGGACGACGTGCCCAGGTGCTGGTGGAGAGCCTGATTGTGGAGGTGAACGCCGACCGGGCGGCCGAATTTGGCATTCAGTGGCAGGGCCCGTTGGGCAAGGCCGGCGACGGCGTCATTGGCCTGCTGGGCACCAACTTTGGCGCTGCCGGCAAGAACATCATCAACCTGGCAACCGGTGCCGGCGCCGTGGCGCCGGGGGCAGGCCTCAATTTTGGCGCTGTTCAGCGCACCAACGGGGTCTACGTGCTCGGCTTCCTGGCGAATTTTCTGGAGACCAGCGGCAGCGGCAATGTGCTGTCCACGCCCAATTTGCTGACACTGGACAACGAGGAGGCCAAGATCGTGATCGGTGAAAACGTGCCCTTTGTCACCGGCTCCTACACCAGCAACAATACCAGTGGCGCTTCGGTCAACCCGTTCACCACTGTGGAGCGCAAGGACGTCGGGCTAACGCTCAAGGTCAAGCCGCAAATCAACGAGGACGGTACCGTCAAGATGGTGATCTACCAGGAGACCTCGGCGGTCAAGGCCGGCACTGAAAAGGATGCCAACGGACCGACGACATCCAAGCGCACGATCGAGTCCACCGTGCTGGTCGACGATGGCAGCATCGTGGTGCTGGGCGGTCTGCTGCAGGACAAGTATTCCGGCAACCAGGACAAGGTGCCCGGCTTGGGTGATGTGCCCTTGTTCGGCAATCTATTCAAAAGCGAGGCACGCACCCGCAACAAAACCAACCTGATGGTGTTCTTGCGCCCGGTGGTGGTTCGCGACGCACACGCCAGCGACCAGTTGTCGATGGATCGCTACGACTTGATGCGCTCCGGCATGAACGCTGCGCAACCGGTGGCTAGCCAGTTGGTGCCGATCAACGAGGCGCCGCAACTGCCCGCGCTGCCGGGTTCCCAGCCGGCCGTCCAGCGGCTACAGCCGCCTGAGCCACTGGGCGCAACGCCCGCCAAACCCCAACTTTGA
- the gspN gene encoding type II secretion system protein N, whose translation MFRRPTILRTPARSRPRTSAPSALPLTAPWSWAWSGALLGLAVALLLNAPARWLTVAVQQGLQERVLLSDARGTVWNGSARLTLTGGAGSIDAATLPGRLTWQLRPNWLGLAAELSADCCMQQPWRLSLQPRWGGARLALADSQSQWPAQWLTGLGTPWNTVQPEGLLSLSTHGLAAEWAAGRLLLSGRAQLDALHMSSRLSTLKPMGSYRVTLSGGATSTLGLSTLEGALQLSGTGQWVGARLRFDGIASATPERLDALSNLLNIIGRRDGARAIIKVG comes from the coding sequence ATGTTCCGCCGCCCAACCATCTTGAGAACGCCAGCCCGAAGCCGACCTCGAACCAGCGCACCCAGCGCACTGCCACTCACGGCACCCTGGTCCTGGGCCTGGTCCGGGGCGCTGCTGGGGCTGGCAGTGGCGCTGTTGCTCAATGCACCGGCACGCTGGCTGACGGTCGCGGTGCAACAGGGCTTGCAGGAACGGGTGCTGCTGAGTGATGCGCGTGGCACGGTCTGGAATGGCTCGGCCCGGCTCACGCTCACGGGCGGCGCCGGCAGCATCGATGCGGCCACCCTGCCCGGGCGCCTGACGTGGCAGCTACGCCCCAACTGGCTTGGGCTGGCGGCTGAACTGAGCGCTGATTGTTGTATGCAGCAGCCGTGGCGCTTAAGCCTGCAACCCCGCTGGGGCGGGGCCAGGCTGGCGCTGGCCGACAGCCAGTCGCAGTGGCCGGCGCAGTGGCTGACCGGACTCGGAACCCCCTGGAATACGGTACAGCCCGAAGGTCTGTTGAGCTTGTCGACGCACGGACTCGCAGCCGAATGGGCGGCGGGGCGCTTGTTGCTCAGTGGGCGCGCCCAGCTCGATGCCCTGCACATGTCGTCGCGCCTGTCCACGCTCAAACCGATGGGCAGCTACCGCGTCACTTTGAGCGGGGGTGCGACGTCGACCTTGGGTTTGAGCACCCTCGAGGGGGCTCTACAATTGTCAGGCACCGGCCAATGGGTGGGCGCCAGACTGCGGTTTGACGGCATCGCCAGCGCCACGCCGGAGCGGCTGGACGCGCTGTCTAATCTTCTTAATATCATCGGTCGGCGCGACGGCGCCCGCGCCATCATCAAAGTAGGTTGA
- the gspM gene encoding type II secretion system protein GspM yields the protein MKLLSELQARWRLLARREQRLLLAALALVLLTLLWSLALAPALATLKAAQQQRLVLDAQWQQMQRLQAQAKVLQAQPPLSFADARRLLEASIKPLGATAQLVVAGERVTLSFKGISADALAQWLAQVRLTARAVPSEARLVRGAAVVGGAPGGWNGTLVLSLSAR from the coding sequence ATGAAACTACTGTCCGAGCTGCAAGCGCGCTGGCGCCTGCTGGCGCGCCGCGAGCAACGCCTGCTGCTGGCCGCGCTGGCATTGGTGTTGCTGACCCTGCTGTGGAGCCTGGCCCTGGCGCCCGCGCTGGCGACCTTGAAGGCGGCTCAGCAGCAGCGTCTGGTGCTGGACGCCCAGTGGCAACAGATGCAGCGCCTGCAGGCGCAGGCCAAAGTGTTGCAAGCCCAGCCGCCGTTGAGCTTTGCCGACGCCCGGCGCTTGCTGGAGGCCTCGATCAAACCGCTGGGCGCCACGGCGCAACTGGTGGTCGCGGGCGAACGTGTGACGCTCAGCTTCAAAGGGATCTCCGCCGACGCGTTGGCGCAATGGTTGGCGCAGGTGCGCCTGACAGCGCGCGCCGTGCCGAGTGAGGCGCGGCTGGTGCGCGGTGCCGCGGTGGTGGGCGGTGCGCCGGGCGGCTGGAACGGCACGCTGGTGTTGAGCTTGAGCGCGCGCTGA
- the gspI gene encoding type II secretion system minor pseudopilin GspI: MNSARQPQRHGARGFTLVEVLVALGIVAIALLAGLQATAALTRNAQRQSDVLLAQTCAENELVKVRLARQLPDVGDSSIACEQAGEVFTVALAVRPTPNFNFRRVDAQVFKGDDAVLRLSTVAGRY; encoded by the coding sequence GTGAACAGCGCTCGCCAGCCGCAGCGCCACGGTGCGCGCGGCTTTACCCTGGTTGAAGTGCTGGTGGCGCTTGGTATTGTGGCCATTGCCCTGCTGGCTGGCTTGCAGGCCACCGCCGCCTTGACCCGCAACGCCCAGCGCCAGTCCGACGTCTTGCTGGCCCAGACCTGTGCCGAGAATGAGCTGGTCAAGGTGCGCCTGGCCAGGCAATTGCCCGACGTCGGCGACAGCAGCATCGCCTGCGAGCAGGCTGGGGAGGTCTTCACGGTGGCGCTGGCGGTGCGGCCCACGCCCAACTTCAATTTCCGACGGGTCGATGCGCAGGTGTTCAAGGGCGACGACGCCGTGCTGCGCTTGTCCACCGTGGCGGGGCGCTACTGA
- a CDS encoding GspH/FimT family pseudopilin — MTKTSTNRGFTLLELLVVVAVIAMASAGVGFAMRDTSQVQLERDAERLAALLESARARSRVSGVPVRWRATPTGFRFEGLAPSAQPDSDLPEQWLDPDTRVADGPATAPALTLLLGPDPIIEPQQVELTSRTQPGKSVRLATDGVRPFAVLAGVP, encoded by the coding sequence ATGACAAAAACCAGTACGAATCGGGGCTTTACGCTGCTGGAGTTGCTGGTAGTCGTTGCCGTCATCGCCATGGCCTCCGCCGGTGTCGGCTTTGCGATGCGCGACACGTCACAGGTGCAGCTGGAGCGCGACGCCGAGCGCCTGGCGGCGTTGCTGGAGTCGGCGCGCGCACGTTCCCGGGTCAGCGGCGTGCCGGTGCGTTGGCGCGCCACGCCAACCGGGTTCCGTTTTGAGGGTTTGGCGCCCTCGGCGCAACCGGATTCCGATTTGCCGGAGCAATGGCTGGATCCGGATACGCGCGTGGCCGACGGCCCAGCCACCGCACCGGCTCTTACGCTGTTGTTGGGCCCGGATCCCATCATCGAGCCGCAACAGGTGGAGTTGACGTCTCGCACCCAGCCGGGTAAAAGCGTGCGCTTGGCCACCGACGGCGTGCGCCCCTTTGCAGTGCTGGCGGGCGTGCCGTGA
- a CDS encoding PulJ/GspJ family protein yields MTHPGLPRLRVKGFTLIELLVAISLMALMAALSWRGLDGMTRAQTQMRRHSDDVLTLQAGLAQWGADLDALATQPNTPSLDWDGRALRLLRASTAMPGEGLRVVAWSRRTIDGAGQWLRWQSPPLTTRAQLQLAWQQAALWGQNPSDEARTREVRVAALDQWQIFYFRDNAWSNPLSSAGASGAAQAATAALIPDGVRLELTLSAGQAISGRVTRDWVRPTLGSGK; encoded by the coding sequence ATGACGCACCCGGGCTTGCCGCGGCTTCGAGTCAAAGGCTTCACGCTGATTGAGCTGCTGGTGGCGATCAGCCTGATGGCGCTGATGGCGGCCCTGAGCTGGCGCGGGCTCGACGGCATGACGCGAGCGCAGACGCAAATGCGCCGGCATTCAGACGATGTGCTCACCTTGCAGGCGGGCCTGGCGCAGTGGGGCGCTGACCTGGACGCGCTGGCCACTCAACCCAATACCCCGAGCCTGGACTGGGACGGGCGCGCCCTGCGCCTCCTGCGCGCCAGCACCGCGATGCCCGGCGAGGGGCTGCGGGTGGTGGCTTGGTCCCGGCGCACGATCGACGGGGCCGGTCAGTGGCTGCGCTGGCAGTCGCCGCCCTTGACCACGCGCGCTCAATTGCAACTGGCCTGGCAGCAGGCCGCCTTGTGGGGGCAGAACCCGAGCGACGAAGCCAGAACCCGAGAGGTGCGGGTGGCGGCGCTCGATCAGTGGCAAATCTTTTATTTTCGGGACAACGCGTGGAGCAACCCGCTGTCCAGCGCCGGTGCCTCCGGCGCGGCCCAGGCGGCAACGGCGGCATTGATCCCCGATGGCGTGCGGCTGGAGCTGACGCTGTCGGCCGGCCAAGCCATCAGTGGCCGCGTGACGCGCGATTGGGTCCGTCCCACGCTGGGGAGCGGCAAATGA
- the gspK gene encoding type II secretion system minor pseudopilin GspK — MKSQRGAAILTAMLTVVLVASLASATLWQQWRGVEVEAAERSRMQSAWILSGALDWARLILREDGRKGGADHLAEPWAVPLEQARLSSFLAADRSDTQAADAAQEAFLSGQITDLQSRLNVANLVQNGAIDVDSERAFTRLFEVLDLPETELVLLLDKLRLAQGAPAGAAVAAAPLDAPDAASITLWPQTIDQLAWFGLSAHSIAVLRPFITILPVRTPVNLNTAAAEVIYACVEGFDLADAHRLVRERNAIHLATLSDASKISGKTSVQFNAALHSVSSRFFEVRGDLRIDQATVQEVSVVQRDGLEVKTLSRQRVASSSPTLQ; from the coding sequence ATGAAGTCGCAGCGCGGCGCCGCCATTCTGACCGCCATGTTGACCGTGGTGCTGGTGGCCTCACTGGCCTCGGCCACGCTCTGGCAGCAATGGCGCGGGGTCGAGGTGGAGGCCGCCGAGCGCAGCCGCATGCAGTCGGCCTGGATACTGAGCGGCGCGCTGGATTGGGCGCGGCTGATCCTGCGCGAGGATGGCCGCAAAGGCGGCGCCGACCATCTGGCCGAGCCGTGGGCCGTGCCGCTGGAGCAGGCGCGGCTGTCAAGCTTTCTGGCGGCCGACCGCAGCGACACGCAAGCGGCCGATGCCGCGCAAGAAGCCTTTCTGTCGGGCCAGATCACTGATTTGCAGTCGCGCCTGAACGTGGCCAACCTGGTGCAAAACGGCGCTATCGACGTTGACAGCGAGCGGGCTTTCACCCGGCTGTTTGAGGTGCTGGATCTGCCGGAGACCGAGTTGGTCCTGCTGCTGGACAAGCTGCGACTGGCGCAGGGCGCACCCGCCGGTGCTGCCGTGGCGGCGGCGCCTCTGGATGCACCCGATGCGGCCAGCATCACGCTGTGGCCACAAACGATCGATCAGCTGGCCTGGTTTGGCTTGTCGGCGCACAGCATTGCCGTGTTGCGCCCGTTCATCACGATTTTGCCGGTGCGCACACCGGTGAACCTCAACACCGCTGCGGCAGAAGTGATTTATGCCTGTGTCGAGGGTTTTGACCTGGCCGACGCCCATCGTTTGGTGCGCGAGCGCAACGCCATCCACCTGGCCACTTTGAGTGATGCGAGCAAAATCAGCGGCAAGACCTCGGTGCAGTTCAATGCCGCGCTGCACAGTGTGTCGTCGCGCTTCTTTGAAGTGCGCGGTGATCTGCGGATCGACCAGGCGACGGTGCAAGAGGTGTCTGTGGTGCAGCGCGACGGGCTGGAGGTCAAAACACTGTCACGGCAGCGCGTGGCGAGCAGCTCCCCCACTCTACAATGA
- the gspL gene encoding type II secretion system protein GspL, producing MTTLIVTLPAEPLDAAALYDYVLTRDGSTVAEQSRAPLALLPLVGKADCEVVALVSAQRLSWHQVQLPKGTLGRRLFQDGGALRVRAVLDGLLEDRLLDDTEQLHFALEPQPPTDAPVWVAVCERAWLRAALQVLEQSGRAVSRIVPEFTPQALTNTLYVTGEADAAYLVGAAEGSVAVLPLSREAMALLAGSEEKNVVAEPAVVASAEALFQRPVTLQQSALRQLQAAQSAWDLAQFDLVTSQSARTWKRWAGAARGLLSAPRWRAARLAVLALLIINLAGLNAWAWKEKSLLNSQRQAIQAVLTTTFPQVRVVVDAPTQMAREVATLQQASGAPSGRDLESMLGAFGAVAPVNAVPEAIEYVAGEARLKGLKLTAEQLTAIASQLKPQGYAVNVEADNVVIKQVAAL from the coding sequence ATGACCACCCTGATCGTTACCCTACCTGCCGAGCCGCTTGACGCGGCTGCCTTGTACGACTACGTGCTGACCCGTGATGGCAGCACGGTGGCCGAGCAGTCGCGCGCTCCGCTGGCGCTGTTGCCCCTGGTGGGCAAAGCCGACTGCGAGGTGGTGGCCCTGGTGAGCGCGCAGCGTCTGTCCTGGCACCAGGTGCAGTTGCCCAAGGGCACGTTGGGGCGGCGATTGTTTCAGGACGGTGGCGCCTTGCGCGTACGCGCGGTGCTTGATGGCCTGCTCGAAGACCGCCTGCTCGACGACACCGAGCAACTGCATTTTGCGCTGGAGCCCCAGCCGCCCACCGATGCGCCGGTGTGGGTGGCGGTGTGCGAGCGAGCCTGGTTGCGCGCGGCTTTGCAGGTGCTGGAGCAATCCGGGCGGGCGGTCAGTCGCATCGTGCCCGAGTTCACGCCGCAGGCGCTCACGAACACGCTTTACGTGACGGGTGAGGCCGACGCGGCCTATTTGGTGGGCGCCGCCGAAGGCAGCGTCGCCGTGTTGCCCCTGTCCCGGGAGGCGATGGCGCTGCTCGCTGGATCGGAAGAAAAAAATGTGGTGGCCGAGCCCGCCGTGGTGGCATCGGCTGAAGCGCTGTTCCAGCGCCCGGTCACGCTGCAACAAAGTGCCCTGCGCCAGTTGCAGGCCGCGCAGTCGGCCTGGGATCTGGCCCAGTTTGACCTGGTGACGTCCCAGAGCGCCAGAACCTGGAAGCGTTGGGCTGGTGCCGCGCGCGGCCTGCTCAGCGCGCCGCGCTGGCGTGCCGCCCGGCTGGCCGTGCTGGCGCTATTGATCATTAATCTGGCGGGCCTGAACGCCTGGGCCTGGAAGGAAAAGTCCTTGCTCAACAGCCAGCGCCAGGCCATTCAGGCCGTGCTGACCACCACATTTCCCCAGGTGCGCGTGGTGGTCGATGCGCCGACCCAGATGGCGCGTGAGGTGGCGACCCTGCAACAGGCCAGCGGCGCCCCATCGGGCCGCGACCTGGAAAGCATGTTGGGGGCTTTTGGGGCTGTAGCCCCCGTCAATGCTGTGCCGGAAGCTATAGAATATGTAGCAGGAGAAGCCCGGCTGAAGGGCTTGAAGCTGACCGCGGAGCAGCTCACGGCGATCGCGTCCCAACTCAAACCGCAAGGTTATGCCGTCAACGTCGAGGCTGACAATGTGGTGATCAAACAGGTGGCTGCCTTATGA
- the gspF gene encoding type II secretion system inner membrane protein GspF, whose product MPVYSFEALTADGETRKGVIEADSAKGARSLLRGQAMVPIKVESVGAQAAGQDGAGGAGAGRSLRRRVFSATGLAIWTRQLAGLVSSGLPLERALTSLSDEAERDNEHHLVALLRAEVNGGATFAKALSQHPREFTPIFIAVIGAGEQSGNLGLVLERLADDLEEQQALKAKLIGAALYPAIVSLVAVVIVLFLVTYVVPQVAHVFAGSKRALPLLTVIMIGTSAFVRSYGWLMLVAIIFGVIGARLALANALFREKFDAAWLNLPILGKLSRSYNTARFASTLAMLAAAGVPILKALQAAAETLSNRAMRTDALDALVLVREGAPLASALAQKKRFPGLLAMFARLGEQTGQLPTMLQRAAKQLSVEVQRRAMQLATILEPLLIVVMGVVVMLIVLAVLMPIIQLNQLVK is encoded by the coding sequence ATGCCCGTTTATTCTTTTGAAGCTCTGACCGCCGACGGCGAAACCCGCAAGGGTGTGATCGAGGCCGACTCGGCCAAGGGCGCGCGCAGCCTGCTGCGCGGCCAGGCCATGGTGCCGATCAAGGTGGAGTCGGTCGGGGCGCAGGCGGCGGGGCAGGACGGGGCCGGTGGCGCCGGCGCAGGCCGCAGTCTGAGGCGGCGGGTTTTCAGCGCCACGGGACTGGCCATCTGGACGCGCCAACTGGCCGGCCTGGTGTCCTCGGGCCTGCCGCTGGAGCGGGCGCTGACCTCGCTGTCGGATGAGGCCGAGCGCGACAATGAGCACCACCTGGTGGCGCTGTTGCGCGCTGAAGTCAACGGCGGCGCGACCTTTGCCAAGGCCTTGTCGCAGCATCCGCGTGAGTTCACCCCCATTTTTATTGCCGTTATCGGCGCCGGTGAGCAAAGCGGCAACCTCGGCCTGGTGCTGGAGCGCCTGGCCGACGACCTGGAAGAGCAGCAGGCGCTCAAGGCGAAGCTGATAGGCGCGGCGCTGTACCCGGCCATCGTGTCGCTGGTGGCGGTTGTCATTGTGCTGTTCTTGGTGACCTATGTGGTGCCGCAGGTGGCCCATGTGTTTGCGGGCAGCAAGCGCGCCCTGCCGCTGCTGACGGTGATCATGATCGGCACCAGCGCCTTTGTGCGCAGTTATGGCTGGCTGATGCTGGTTGCTATTATTTTCGGAGTTATCGGCGCACGCCTGGCGCTGGCTAACGCCTTGTTTCGTGAAAAATTTGACGCCGCCTGGTTGAATCTGCCGATTCTGGGCAAGCTCTCACGCAGTTACAACACCGCGCGCTTTGCCAGCACGCTGGCGATGCTGGCCGCCGCCGGGGTGCCGATTCTCAAAGCCCTGCAGGCGGCCGCTGAAACGCTCTCCAACCGCGCCATGCGCACCGACGCGCTCGATGCCTTGGTGCTGGTGCGCGAAGGTGCGCCGCTGGCCTCGGCGCTGGCGCAAAAAAAGCGTTTTCCGGGGCTGCTGGCCATGTTCGCCCGCCTGGGTGAGCAAACCGGCCAGTTGCCCACCATGCTGCAGCGCGCGGCCAAGCAACTCAGTGTCGAGGTGCAGCGCCGCGCCATGCAACTGGCCACCATTCTGGAGCCGCTGCTGATTGTGGTCATGGGCGTGGTGGTGATGTTGATCGTGCTGGCGGTGCTGATGCCGATCATTCAACTCAATCAACTGGTGAAATGA
- a CDS encoding GspE/PulE family protein: MRYPLPYAFARTHQLLLEDEAGDLTLCVHPDSGGSAVSEVMRKFPVRHLQSLGAQALIQRISAAYAQGESSAAAVVSEVESDADLTRMMQDLPAIEDLLETSDDAPIIRMLNALLTQAARDGASDIHIEPYERHSSVRFRVDGTLREVVQPNRALHAALISRLKIMAELDIAERRLPQDGRISLRIGTRAVDVRVSTLPSAHGERAVLRLLDKSEGRLSLEALGMQGEVLKRFEHLVTQPHGIVLVTGPTGSGKTTTLYAALSRLDASRSNIMTVEDPIEYELAGVGQTQVNAKIELTFAKALRAILRQDPDIIMIGEIRDFETAQIAIQASLTGHLVLATLHTNDATSAVTRLTDMGVEPFLLSSSLLGVLAQRLLRKLCLTCHGAGCSACGQTGYAGRSGVFELLVTDDAIRAQIHGRAAEADIRAAALASGMTLMRDDGERLVRLGLTSREELVRVTRD, encoded by the coding sequence ATGCGCTACCCGCTGCCCTATGCCTTTGCCCGCACCCACCAGCTCCTGCTCGAAGACGAGGCGGGGGACTTGACGCTGTGCGTGCACCCGGACTCGGGGGGCAGTGCGGTGAGCGAAGTGATGCGCAAGTTCCCGGTGCGGCATCTGCAGTCGCTCGGTGCGCAGGCGCTGATTCAGCGCATCAGCGCCGCCTATGCCCAGGGCGAATCGAGTGCCGCGGCGGTGGTCAGCGAGGTCGAGAGCGACGCTGACCTTACGCGCATGATGCAGGACCTGCCCGCGATTGAAGACTTGCTGGAGACCTCGGACGATGCGCCCATCATTCGCATGCTCAATGCGCTCTTGACACAGGCCGCGCGCGACGGCGCCAGTGACATTCATATCGAGCCCTATGAGCGCCATTCGAGCGTGCGCTTTCGGGTCGATGGCACGCTGCGCGAGGTGGTGCAACCCAACCGGGCGCTGCACGCGGCATTGATCTCGCGCCTGAAGATCATGGCCGAGCTCGATATTGCCGAACGCCGCCTGCCGCAAGACGGCCGTATCTCGCTGCGTATTGGCACGCGCGCTGTTGATGTGCGTGTCAGCACCCTGCCCAGCGCCCATGGCGAGCGCGCCGTGTTGCGACTGCTCGACAAGTCGGAGGGGCGCCTCAGTCTGGAAGCGCTCGGCATGCAGGGCGAGGTGCTCAAGCGCTTTGAGCATCTGGTGACGCAACCGCACGGCATCGTGCTGGTCACCGGTCCCACCGGCTCGGGCAAGACCACCACGCTGTACGCCGCCTTGAGCCGGTTAGACGCCAGCCGCAGCAACATCATGACGGTGGAAGACCCGATTGAGTACGAGTTGGCCGGTGTCGGCCAGACCCAGGTCAACGCCAAGATTGAACTCACCTTTGCCAAGGCTTTGCGTGCCATTTTGCGGCAAGACCCGGACATCATCATGATCGGTGAAATCCGCGATTTCGAGACGGCCCAGATTGCAATTCAAGCCTCGCTCACCGGTCATTTGGTGCTCGCCACGCTGCACACCAATGACGCCACCAGCGCCGTCACCCGTTTGACCGACATGGGGGTCGAGCCGTTCTTGCTCAGCTCCAGCTTGCTGGGCGTGTTGGCCCAGCGCCTGCTGCGCAAGCTGTGCCTGACCTGCCATGGTGCCGGCTGCAGCGCCTGTGGCCAAACCGGCTACGCCGGGCGCTCGGGCGTGTTCGAACTGCTGGTCACCGACGATGCCATTCGCGCCCAGATCCACGGCCGCGCGGCGGAAGCCGACATCCGCGCCGCTGCCCTGGCCAGTGGCATGACGCTGATGCGTGATGACGGCGAACGGCTGGTTCGCCTGGGGCTGACCTCGCGCGAAGAGTTGGTGCGCGTGACGCGCGACTAG